The Candidatus Zixiibacteriota bacterium genome includes a region encoding these proteins:
- the maf gene encoding septum formation protein Maf — translation MTDFTITYSDELINRIASLLDNRPVRLASRSPRRREILKRLGIEFSQFTPNSEDEFEPDVPESDPVARSLAMTKHKAAEGCKGVNSGIVIAADTIVVLDSRVLFKPIDRADAISHLKRLAGKDHYVHTSMVVRDVDRSLEECGTSDSRVTFRDVSEAAILDYVATGEPDDKAGAYGIQGMGKFLVDKYTGHLDNIIGFPAYLFVELLEGLKRHQV, via the coding sequence ATGACTGATTTCACGATTACTTACTCTGACGAACTGATAAATCGAATAGCGTCACTTCTCGACAACAGGCCGGTCAGGCTGGCGTCGCGATCGCCGCGCCGTCGGGAAATCCTGAAACGGCTCGGAATCGAGTTCAGTCAGTTCACACCGAACAGTGAAGACGAATTCGAGCCGGATGTGCCGGAGAGTGATCCGGTTGCACGTTCTCTTGCGATGACAAAACACAAAGCCGCCGAGGGCTGCAAGGGGGTTAACAGCGGAATAGTGATTGCTGCGGATACAATTGTGGTGCTCGATTCCAGAGTCCTTTTCAAGCCTATCGATCGCGCTGATGCCATCTCTCATCTGAAGCGTCTTGCTGGAAAAGATCATTATGTCCATACGAGCATGGTAGTCAGAGATGTTGACCGTTCTTTGGAGGAATGCGGAACATCAGACAGCCGTGTGACATTCCGCGATGTTTCCGAAGCTGCGATACTCGACTATGTCGCAACGGGCGAGCCGGACGACAAGGCTGGAGCCTATGGAATACAGGGGATGGGAAAGTTTTTAGTTGATAAGTACACTGGTCATCTTGATAATATCATTGGGTTTCCGGCGTATTTATTCGTCGAATTACTGGAAGGACTGAAAAGGCATCAGGTCTGA
- a CDS encoding mannose-1-phosphate guanylyltransferase: protein MIYGVIMAGGKGERFWPLSREAHPKQLLAITSERTMLQETIDRVVDFIPLPRIKIVTGQSLRDKILSTIDYLGEDNLITEPFGKSTCMTIGLAAAHLYREDREAIMVVLSCDHDIRPEEALIELLKVGCRVASDQDYLITIGITPTRAETGYGYIEQAERYDRFGGVSIHKINKFTEKPDRIVAQQYYYDRKHLWNSGMFIWSAKAILDAIHKFQPEMAKLLDDYSEAIGTDKELDARVHCYQHCQKISIDVAILENAENVLVIKGDLMWDDIGSWRALERLNIMNSDNNVLHGNVEALDTYETTIYNDSDGIITTLGVSDLIIVRSGDIVMVTHKTRSDDISKLLEKLREDERREKYT, encoded by the coding sequence ATGATATACGGCGTAATAATGGCAGGCGGCAAAGGCGAGAGATTTTGGCCTCTTTCGAGAGAAGCCCATCCAAAGCAGCTCCTGGCCATCACATCTGAGAGGACAATGCTGCAGGAGACCATCGATAGAGTAGTCGACTTCATACCGCTCCCGCGCATCAAGATCGTCACCGGGCAGAGCCTGCGCGACAAGATTCTCAGCACAATCGACTATCTGGGCGAAGATAATCTCATAACTGAACCTTTCGGGAAAAGCACCTGCATGACCATCGGCCTCGCGGCTGCGCATCTGTATCGTGAGGATCGAGAAGCCATCATGGTGGTGCTCTCGTGCGATCACGATATAAGGCCGGAGGAAGCGCTCATTGAGCTTCTGAAGGTTGGCTGTCGTGTAGCGTCGGATCAAGACTATCTCATCACAATAGGAATCACTCCTACCCGAGCTGAAACGGGATATGGGTATATCGAGCAGGCGGAAAGATACGATCGGTTCGGGGGAGTCTCCATTCACAAGATCAACAAGTTCACTGAGAAGCCTGACAGAATTGTTGCACAGCAGTATTACTATGACAGGAAGCACCTTTGGAATTCGGGCATGTTCATCTGGTCGGCAAAAGCAATACTCGATGCGATTCACAAGTTTCAGCCTGAGATGGCGAAACTGCTCGATGACTACTCGGAGGCAATCGGTACGGACAAGGAGTTAGATGCCAGGGTACATTGCTATCAGCATTGTCAGAAAATATCGATCGATGTTGCGATTCTGGAGAATGCTGAGAATGTGCTCGTGATTAAGGGCGATCTGATGTGGGATGACATCGGCAGTTGGCGCGCCTTAGAACGATTGAATATCATGAACTCCGATAATAATGTCCTGCATGGCAATGTTGAGGCGCTCGACACTTATGAAACGACAATCTACAACGATTCGGATGGCATCATCACGACTCTGGGCGTATCCGACCTCATAATAGTCCGATCCGGCGATATAGTCATGGTGACACACAAAACGAGGTCCGATGATATCTCGAAGTTGCTGGAGAAATTGCGGGAAGATGAAAGACGTGAGAAATATACATAA
- a CDS encoding L-threonylcarbamoyladenylate synthase has product MTIFTLDSNTDMRLLKEEALDQIIAGKVILIPTETQYCLCCNSEKVTAMKALNRIKKRDGSIPTAVFVRNWEHASVLVENAPLGMQTFLNRFWPGPLTLVAKTDRPEWYGVVSESGDVGLRCSSHPFLRELVSMSFHYLTATSANVHGMVPSIDPGTLTNWLAGDIELFIFDPTIKKDAVPSTVISIAERKLQILREGAIEFSEIERVWRKTVAWRVV; this is encoded by the coding sequence GTGACGATATTTACGCTTGATAGCAATACCGATATGAGGTTGCTGAAGGAAGAGGCACTTGACCAAATTATCGCTGGCAAGGTAATTCTCATTCCAACCGAGACGCAATACTGTCTCTGCTGCAACTCTGAAAAGGTCACAGCGATGAAAGCCCTGAATCGAATTAAGAAGCGTGACGGGTCGATTCCCACAGCGGTTTTTGTGAGAAACTGGGAGCATGCATCCGTCCTGGTCGAAAACGCTCCGTTAGGCATGCAGACATTTCTCAACCGCTTCTGGCCTGGTCCTCTGACATTAGTCGCAAAGACTGACCGGCCGGAATGGTATGGCGTTGTGAGCGAATCCGGGGATGTCGGGCTTAGATGCTCATCTCACCCGTTCCTAAGAGAACTTGTTTCGATGTCATTTCATTATCTAACTGCGACCAGCGCCAATGTGCATGGAATGGTGCCGTCAATCGATCCCGGAACGCTCACAAATTGGTTGGCGGGCGATATTGAACTCTTTATATTCGATCCGACAATAAAAAAGGACGCTGTTCCATCCACGGTTATCAGTATTGCCGAAAGAAAACTCCAGATACTCAGGGAGGGTGCGATCGAGTTTTCTGAAATCGAACGAGTATGGCGAAAGACAGTTGCCTGGAGAGTCGTATGA
- a CDS encoding SPOR domain-containing protein — MKDVRNIHKAEIAFAVFILAVYALSCGSLGRRRDGDVKPQRPHVEEHFTAIDLPEDSFRVPERVPDDASGRISSGGIDWQTLDSLKQMDPTVDSVTAVYRVQLFASQYFTDAGFEKEIAEDTFNEPVYLLYDVPYYKVLMGNCTSREVGERLLSKARSLGYDNGWLVQFPPDSLYYMTILPEKATDAADTTAAKPEINR, encoded by the coding sequence ATGAAAGACGTGAGAAATATACATAAGGCTGAGATAGCATTTGCCGTGTTCATTCTGGCTGTCTATGCTCTAAGTTGCGGCAGTCTTGGGAGACGCAGAGATGGTGATGTAAAGCCTCAGCGCCCACACGTGGAAGAGCATTTCACAGCAATCGATCTTCCGGAGGACAGTTTCAGAGTGCCTGAACGTGTACCGGATGATGCGAGCGGGCGGATAAGCTCCGGAGGGATTGACTGGCAAACTCTGGATTCGCTGAAGCAGATGGACCCGACCGTCGATTCTGTTACTGCCGTATACCGGGTTCAGCTGTTCGCATCACAATATTTCACAGATGCCGGCTTCGAGAAGGAGATTGCGGAAGACACATTCAACGAACCGGTATACCTGCTCTATGATGTTCCTTACTACAAGGTTTTGATGGGAAATTGCACGAGCCGTGAAGTCGGGGAGAGGCTGCTGTCAAAGGCTCGCAGTCTGGGCTATGATAACGGTTGGCTGGTACAATTTCCTCCCGACTCGCTATACTACATGACAATCCTGCCCGAAAAAGCAACGGATGCAGCCGATACTACGGCTGCGAAGCCGGAGATTAACCGCTGA
- a CDS encoding helix-turn-helix domain-containing protein translates to MIEFENDGEMLTVGKLLRNERERQEISLEDISERTKINVKYLKAIEEDSKEGFPGELYCELFTKSYAEALGLEYAKIRAGTFAAGDTKNSSGKKFRKAETAAADKAKDKKRAASDKPTREKPKGPKFLPADSADDGSETAASDSADANGVEANAGAAKKDIVRYFIIIAAIVFSLLMVVVYISISSDKTESGASDSEHSTDMPAAIHGDDADAGIDIVDDGLPPSTDDSFYVGPVQMYPDSLEVTLISTQESWASVIADSNIVFSSFFQPGKQNLFRAATELDITLGRWEFITGKIYTHPMKPITSFHEQGRNSVKLLITKDNWEAFIDSTQLHYDQR, encoded by the coding sequence ATGATAGAGTTTGAAAATGATGGCGAAATGCTGACTGTCGGCAAACTGCTCAGGAATGAGCGCGAACGGCAGGAGATTTCGCTTGAGGACATCTCGGAACGCACGAAGATAAATGTGAAGTATCTGAAGGCTATCGAGGAGGACAGCAAGGAAGGCTTCCCCGGTGAGCTTTACTGCGAGCTATTTACGAAATCGTATGCCGAGGCGCTGGGCCTGGAGTATGCGAAAATAAGAGCCGGCACTTTTGCAGCCGGTGATACGAAGAATTCATCCGGAAAGAAATTTCGGAAGGCCGAGACTGCGGCTGCAGACAAAGCAAAGGACAAGAAACGTGCCGCATCAGATAAGCCGACCCGGGAGAAACCGAAGGGTCCCAAATTTCTTCCCGCAGACTCAGCCGATGATGGATCGGAAACTGCCGCGTCGGATAGTGCTGATGCAAATGGCGTCGAGGCGAATGCCGGAGCCGCAAAGAAGGACATCGTAAGGTACTTTATCATAATTGCCGCAATCGTGTTCAGCCTTCTCATGGTAGTTGTTTACATCAGCATATCGAGCGACAAGACTGAATCCGGTGCATCGGATAGCGAGCATTCCACAGACATGCCTGCAGCAATCCATGGGGACGATGCTGATGCGGGAATAGACATTGTGGATGATGGATTGCCTCCGAGCACTGATGATTCGTTCTACGTCGGTCCGGTACAGATGTATCCCGACAGTCTTGAGGTCACACTTATCTCGACTCAGGAGAGTTGGGCGAGCGTCATTGCTGACAGCAATATAGTGTTTTCGAGTTTCTTTCAGCCCGGAAAACAGAATCTTTTTCGTGCGGCGACAGAGCTCGACATAACTCTCGGCAGGTGGGAATTTATCACGGGCAAGATATACACCCACCCCATGAAACCAATTACTTCGTTTCATGAACAGGGGAGAAATTCTGTGAAGCTCCTCATCACCAAGGATAATTGGGAAGCGTTCATAGACTCGACGCAATTACATTATGATCAACGTTAA
- a CDS encoding flippase-like domain-containing protein, giving the protein MRYKTRRRILIYLGYIISIVLVYLAFRKVEFAALWNSISEANYWWVAVNIVLVVAMMWYRAYRWKFMVDPVKKIPMNKLFSSTMIGFMASNVLPLRLGEFVRAWSLGRIADVSRSAVLATVVIERIFDSFALLTFLTAILLFKRLPLPAELQDFGYLFLLANVTALAVLILLRTKPEPTLKVIKSALAFLPSRISGKLMEMFIKFTEGLEVMGDVRVILKISFQSIILWTVTGLSNYFIFLAFGLGHLPIDASFVVLVIVSIGIMIPQSPGFVGGYHLCVWYALKPYGVQQDTAMAVAVVLHGAQYIVITLVGFYYLRREHLSLREAEEASITEKEVAQE; this is encoded by the coding sequence ATGAGATACAAGACTCGCAGAAGAATCCTCATTTATCTCGGATATATTATCTCGATTGTACTGGTGTATCTTGCGTTTCGTAAGGTGGAGTTTGCGGCTCTGTGGAATTCCATTTCAGAAGCGAATTACTGGTGGGTGGCTGTCAATATCGTGTTAGTGGTGGCGATGATGTGGTATCGTGCCTATCGCTGGAAATTCATGGTGGATCCGGTGAAGAAGATACCGATGAACAAGTTGTTTTCTTCCACCATGATCGGTTTTATGGCTTCAAATGTCCTGCCACTGCGGCTGGGCGAGTTTGTGCGCGCGTGGTCGCTCGGTCGTATCGCTGATGTATCCCGTTCGGCTGTTTTGGCAACGGTGGTTATCGAGCGCATATTTGATTCGTTTGCATTGCTCACTTTCTTGACAGCTATTCTTCTGTTCAAGAGACTTCCGCTGCCGGCGGAATTGCAGGACTTCGGCTATCTCTTCCTGCTTGCTAATGTTACTGCTCTCGCTGTTCTGATACTTCTCAGGACGAAACCTGAACCGACTCTCAAGGTGATCAAATCAGCTCTTGCCTTTCTGCCTTCCAGGATCAGTGGGAAACTGATGGAGATGTTCATTAAGTTCACCGAGGGGCTGGAAGTCATGGGCGACGTAAGAGTCATCTTGAAGATATCGTTCCAGTCCATAATCCTCTGGACAGTGACCGGACTATCTAATTATTTCATTTTTCTTGCATTTGGGCTGGGGCATCTTCCAATAGACGCTTCTTTTGTGGTTCTCGTTATCGTTTCGATAGGCATCATGATTCCGCAATCCCCGGGCTTCGTGGGAGGCTATCATCTCTGCGTCTGGTATGCTCTGAAACCGTATGGCGTTCAGCAGGATACGGCTATGGCAGTCGCAGTGGTCCTGCATGGGGCGCAATATATTGTCATTACGCTCGTCGGCTTCTACTATCTTCGTCGGGAACATCTCTCACTGCGCGAAGCCGAGGAGGCGTCAATAACCGAAAAGGAAGTGGCTCAGGAATGA
- the dtd gene encoding D-tyrosyl-tRNA(Tyr) deacylase produces the protein MKVVLQRVNRASVTVDDRVVGQIAKGLLLLVGAGHDDTEDDVRFLADKCMNLRIFEDEEGKMNLSCLNLEYDVLVVSQFTLQADCRKGRRPSFTDALEPVQAEKLCDRFVELCRAEGVKVETGVFGAKMSIDLENWGPVTIVLDSKE, from the coding sequence ATGAAAGTGGTTTTGCAGCGTGTTAACAGGGCATCGGTGACCGTTGACGATCGGGTCGTCGGGCAGATAGCCAAAGGGCTGTTGCTTCTGGTCGGTGCGGGGCACGATGACACCGAGGATGACGTACGATTCCTTGCCGACAAGTGCATGAATCTCAGGATATTCGAGGATGAGGAGGGGAAGATGAATCTCTCCTGTCTCAATCTCGAATATGACGTCCTCGTGGTCTCCCAATTCACTCTGCAGGCCGATTGCCGCAAAGGACGCCGCCCGAGTTTCACCGATGCTTTGGAGCCGGTGCAGGCTGAAAAACTGTGCGACCGATTTGTCGAACTCTGCAGGGCGGAGGGTGTTAAAGTCGAGACGGGCGTGTTTGGGGCTAAGATGAGTATCGATCTCGAGAACTGGGGGCCGGTTACTATCGTTTTGGACAGCAAGGAATGA
- a CDS encoding DUF3108 domain-containing protein, which yields MRNFAEISRWDRIVFIGCIVVACLIYATYLEAQQKEAELLADVADTCRPLDVEYDSLQPDSIFRDLYHDSFGVGEHLTFELGYGFLKAGTSTLQVDSLFEHNGRLCYMISSNATSYKFFDSFYKVRDHGETWVDAYGLFTWRFEKHLREGGFKSDVVQVFDQFRDIVYEENDTTMIETYAQDVLSSLYYVRTLDLHVGDTIAVLNYSDRKCYDLDVIVHKREEIEVGAGKFTCLKVEPLLKSAGLFKHEGELAVWLTDDRLKMPVLMKSKVLVGSITAELIDFRIGELLD from the coding sequence ATGAGAAACTTCGCTGAAATATCGCGCTGGGACAGAATAGTTTTCATCGGCTGCATTGTTGTGGCATGCCTGATCTATGCGACCTACCTCGAAGCACAGCAGAAAGAAGCGGAGCTTCTCGCGGATGTCGCCGACACTTGTCGGCCGCTCGATGTCGAATACGATTCGCTGCAGCCCGATTCGATTTTCCGCGATCTGTACCATGATTCATTCGGAGTTGGAGAACATCTAACATTCGAGCTCGGCTACGGGTTTCTCAAGGCGGGAACTTCGACTCTGCAGGTCGATTCGCTGTTCGAGCACAATGGCCGCCTTTGCTACATGATTAGCTCGAACGCGACGTCTTATAAGTTCTTCGATAGCTTCTACAAAGTCCGCGATCATGGCGAAACATGGGTGGACGCCTACGGATTGTTCACATGGCGATTCGAAAAGCACCTGCGCGAGGGGGGATTCAAGTCTGATGTTGTTCAGGTGTTCGATCAGTTTCGCGATATAGTCTACGAAGAAAATGACACGACGATGATCGAGACTTATGCGCAGGATGTTTTGTCGAGCCTCTACTATGTCCGCACACTTGATCTCCATGTTGGCGACACAATAGCTGTCCTCAATTATTCTGACCGTAAGTGTTACGATCTTGATGTGATCGTGCACAAGCGCGAGGAGATCGAAGTCGGTGCCGGCAAGTTCACATGCCTCAAGGTCGAGCCGCTGCTCAAGTCTGCCGGGTTGTTCAAGCATGAAGGCGAACTTGCGGTCTGGCTGACCGACGACAGGCTGAAGATGCCGGTCCTCATGAAATCGAAAGTACTCGTCGGCTCAATCACCGCCGAATTGATAGACTTCAGAATAGGCGAGCTGCTGGATTAG
- a CDS encoding low molecular weight protein arginine phosphatase, protein MSYVIMFVCTGNTCRSPMAHGILQSMIDSDNIEAAEVISTGTGTLDGYPVSLNSTAAAAKDGVDISHHHSLALTPELIEGSDLILTMAYEHLFGVISMYPKADGKVFMLKAFPDSEPSPELSVDDPVGSDFEMYQKTYSEIKAELVRIWPAIKQRIDEKLR, encoded by the coding sequence ATGAGCTATGTGATTATGTTCGTCTGCACCGGTAACACTTGCAGATCGCCGATGGCGCACGGAATTCTGCAGTCGATGATTGATAGCGATAATATCGAAGCTGCCGAAGTGATATCGACCGGCACCGGCACTCTTGATGGTTATCCGGTATCGCTCAATTCTACTGCCGCTGCGGCGAAAGATGGCGTCGACATATCGCATCATCATTCACTGGCACTGACACCGGAACTGATTGAGGGGTCCGATCTGATCCTTACCATGGCATATGAGCATCTGTTCGGGGTCATATCAATGTATCCAAAGGCTGATGGTAAGGTGTTCATGCTGAAGGCATTTCCTGACTCCGAACCTTCCCCGGAACTCTCTGTAGATGACCCGGTTGGGTCTGATTTTGAGATGTATCAGAAGACATACAGTGAAATCAAAGCGGAACTTGTGCGCATATGGCCCGCTATAAAGCAGAGGATTGATGAGAAACTTCGCTGA